In Gemmata obscuriglobus, a single genomic region encodes these proteins:
- a CDS encoding TIGR02996 domain-containing protein: MHPDADALLDAIFDAPDDDTPRLVYADWLQEHGQEAYAQFIRLQCAAARHPLWSDEANRLWEEIGRVWTRLDEEWWPATRDDWDLRNGARLDATHFHRGFLGNRLGLTCDQLARYGISCWPWLPLPETTLSSDPEDEYDDDENDSEEPLHSDHDEGEEPDILRLFRLRRLRVVGGDRPRRLGCWQLIASPRLTNLEVLDLSALGLSSRYAEQLLAPDRFPRLREVRLNVFDSNGPRIGSAGCLTADIDTSAIYLARLRRRFDARFEKVVWCTDP, translated from the coding sequence TCTTTGACGCCCCGGACGACGACACGCCGCGCCTCGTTTACGCCGACTGGCTCCAGGAGCACGGCCAGGAGGCGTATGCGCAGTTCATTCGGTTGCAGTGCGCCGCGGCCCGTCACCCGCTTTGGAGCGACGAGGCGAACCGGTTGTGGGAGGAGATCGGCCGGGTGTGGACGCGCTTGGACGAAGAATGGTGGCCAGCGACCCGGGACGATTGGGACCTGCGCAATGGCGCCCGACTCGATGCGACGCATTTTCACCGTGGGTTCCTCGGGAATCGCCTGGGCCTTACCTGCGATCAACTCGCACGCTACGGCATTTCTTGTTGGCCGTGGCTGCCGCTACCCGAAACAACGCTCTCGTCCGATCCAGAAGATGAGTACGACGATGACGAAAACGATAGTGAGGAGCCGCTGCATTCTGATCATGACGAAGGCGAAGAACCGGACATCCTCCGGTTGTTCCGCTTGCGTCGTCTGAGGGTGGTAGGGGGAGACCGGCCCCGCAGGCTCGGCTGTTGGCAGCTCATCGCTTCGCCGCGGCTGACGAACCTCGAAGTGCTCGATCTCAGCGCCCTTGGCCTGTCGAGTCGGTACGCCGAACAGTTGCTTGCCCCTGATCGCTTCCCCCGCCTCCGAGAGGTTCGGCTGAACGTGTTCGATTCGAACGGACCGCGCATCGGCTCCGCCGGGTGCTTGACGGCAGACATCGACACGTCCGCCATCTATCTCGCTCGATTGCGGCGCCGGTTCGATGCGCGATTCGAAAAGGTTGTTTGGTGCACGGACCCATAA